The Flammeovirgaceae bacterium genome contains a region encoding:
- the hrpB gene encoding ATP-dependent helicase HrpB, translating into MEVTYPVHDVLPVLKEQLHNQSVVILQAPPGAGKSTVVPLALMGDSWLAGKKIIMLEPRRLAARSVAMRMASLLNEEIGDRVGYRIRFDAKVSARTEIEVVTEGILTRMLQKDNALTHVGLVIFDEFHERSLQADLALALCLQVQSILRPDLRILIMSATLDAEKLSAQLNNAPVISSTGKAYPVEIFYLGDDQHTPLPVKMVKAVRKALAVHSGDILCFLPGTGEIKRTMELLEAEKIQALVVPLYGELSFTLQQRAIEPDAQGRRKIVLATSIAETSLTIEGITMVIDSGLSRVPKFDPRSGLTRLETVRVTRDAADQRAGRAGRLTAGTCYRLWSEATQRSLVAQRKPEILEADLASLVLELAAWGIHDLNNINWITPPPAGATQQASDLLVKLEALEENRITDWGRKMVALPTHPRLAHMLTAVDHDKRRRALATDIAALLEERDPLINERSADLSLRVDQLRKWRSGDLAGADRMLLERIERLAKAWRNLFSLDVDNTSVSEGEVGALLALAYPERIAQRVNKHSERYKLTNGRVASLPAHDPLMHAEWIVAAQLDAGTGEGKIFLGSAINEEDLMRFVQTVDVVRWDKERGLVEGVQEKRIGNLVVAKKTMPAGNNQARAAILCKVVQEEGLRVLNWQEVHTQWQNRVLSLRLWRPDDGWPDVSDKALLENVSSWLTPFVNVANSRTDLQRIDISEVLPALLPWELQTKLGKLTPVKLEVPSGSLIPVNYFSNGQPPVMEVRLQEVFGWPDTPTVNDGRIKITMHLLSPGYKPVQVTQDLRSFWNTTYYEVKKELKRRYPKHAWPDDPWTAKAVRGVVKRR; encoded by the coding sequence ATGGAGGTAACCTACCCGGTACATGATGTACTGCCTGTTCTGAAGGAACAGTTACATAACCAATCTGTGGTTATACTTCAGGCTCCGCCAGGAGCGGGCAAGTCTACCGTTGTGCCGTTAGCCCTGATGGGTGACTCGTGGCTTGCCGGTAAAAAAATTATCATGCTTGAGCCGCGCAGGCTGGCAGCCCGTTCGGTGGCAATGCGCATGGCCTCTTTACTTAATGAGGAAATTGGTGATCGTGTAGGGTATCGCATCCGCTTCGATGCCAAAGTGAGCGCGCGTACCGAAATAGAAGTTGTTACCGAAGGAATACTAACGCGGATGCTCCAAAAGGATAACGCGCTTACCCATGTTGGTCTGGTTATTTTCGATGAGTTTCATGAACGCAGCCTGCAAGCCGACCTGGCCCTTGCGCTGTGCCTGCAGGTTCAATCCATCCTTCGGCCCGATTTACGGATACTGATCATGTCGGCTACTCTTGATGCGGAAAAACTTTCGGCACAACTAAACAACGCACCGGTTATCAGCAGCACAGGCAAAGCATACCCCGTTGAAATTTTTTACCTGGGTGATGACCAGCACACCCCATTGCCGGTAAAAATGGTGAAAGCTGTTCGAAAAGCGCTTGCCGTGCATTCGGGCGATATTCTTTGTTTTCTGCCGGGCACGGGTGAAATAAAACGCACGATGGAATTGCTCGAAGCTGAAAAAATTCAGGCCCTGGTTGTTCCGCTATATGGCGAGCTGTCCTTTACATTGCAACAGCGGGCCATCGAACCCGATGCACAAGGCCGGAGAAAAATTGTGTTGGCCACCTCCATTGCCGAGACCTCGTTAACCATTGAAGGAATTACTATGGTAATTGATTCCGGATTGTCGCGGGTTCCGAAGTTTGATCCGCGCAGCGGACTTACCCGGCTGGAAACCGTGCGCGTTACCCGCGATGCAGCCGACCAACGTGCCGGCCGTGCCGGCCGACTGACAGCAGGAACCTGTTACCGGCTATGGAGCGAAGCTACTCAACGAAGCCTGGTGGCACAGCGCAAACCCGAAATACTGGAAGCTGATTTGGCTTCGCTCGTACTTGAGTTAGCCGCATGGGGCATCCATGATCTGAACAACATAAATTGGATAACGCCCCCACCGGCAGGCGCAACGCAACAGGCAAGCGATCTGTTAGTAAAACTTGAAGCACTGGAAGAAAACAGGATAACGGACTGGGGACGTAAAATGGTTGCATTGCCCACGCATCCAAGGTTAGCACACATGCTTACAGCAGTGGACCATGATAAACGAAGACGGGCCCTGGCAACGGATATTGCCGCACTGTTGGAAGAGCGTGACCCGCTGATTAATGAACGTAGTGCCGACCTTTCTCTGCGTGTTGATCAACTTCGAAAATGGCGCAGCGGTGACTTAGCAGGAGCCGATAGGATGCTTCTTGAACGGATTGAGCGATTGGCCAAAGCATGGCGTAACTTGTTTTCGCTGGATGTTGACAATACTTCTGTTTCCGAAGGTGAGGTGGGTGCCTTGTTGGCACTGGCTTATCCTGAACGTATCGCCCAGCGTGTTAATAAACACAGCGAACGATATAAGTTGACCAATGGCCGGGTAGCCAGTCTGCCCGCACACGATCCGCTTATGCATGCCGAATGGATTGTGGCCGCCCAGCTTGATGCCGGAACTGGTGAAGGAAAAATTTTTCTGGGTTCGGCTATAAACGAGGAAGATTTGATGAGATTCGTTCAAACCGTTGATGTAGTTCGATGGGACAAAGAGCGCGGACTTGTTGAGGGTGTTCAGGAAAAGCGAATAGGCAATCTGGTAGTGGCCAAAAAGACAATGCCGGCAGGTAACAACCAAGCCCGGGCTGCAATACTTTGCAAAGTCGTTCAGGAAGAGGGATTACGCGTACTCAACTGGCAGGAAGTACACACCCAATGGCAAAACCGCGTGCTGAGCCTGCGGCTTTGGCGACCGGATGACGGTTGGCCTGATGTTTCGGATAAAGCGTTGCTGGAAAATGTTTCTTCCTGGTTAACACCTTTTGTGAATGTGGCAAACTCACGCACAGATCTCCAGCGAATTGATATTAGCGAAGTGTTGCCGGCTTTATTGCCGTGGGAACTTCAAACAAAACTCGGAAAACTGACGCCCGTAAAATTAGAAGTACCCAGCGGTTCTTTAATTCCGGTAAATTATTTCAGCAATGGTCAACCTCCTGTTATGGAAGTTCGCTTACAGGAAGTTTTTGGATGGCCGGATACACCAACCGTAAATGACGGCCGGATAAAAATTACCATGCACCTGCTTTCGCCCGGCTATAAACCGGTGCAGGTTACGCAGGATTTGAGGAGTTTCTGGAATACCACCTACTACGAAGTGAAAAAGGAACTGAAAAGGCGTTACCCGAAACATGCCTGGCCCGATGATCCGTGGACGGCCAAGGCGGTACGGGGAGTAGTGAAACGAAGGTAA
- a CDS encoding MaoC family dehydratase has protein sequence MSKVVINGFSEFEKFTGLEIGVSGYLKITQEQINKFAEATLDHQWIHTDPERAKAESQFKSTIAHGYLTLSLIPYLWEQIAQVNNSKMLVNYGIENLRFNQPVLVNQEVRLRVKLKSIADLRGIAKAEMLVTLEIRDNPKPAFTATIVFLYHFR, from the coding sequence ATGAGTAAAGTTGTCATCAACGGTTTTTCTGAATTTGAAAAGTTCACCGGGCTTGAAATCGGGGTATCCGGTTATCTGAAAATCACCCAGGAACAAATCAACAAGTTTGCCGAGGCCACCCTTGACCACCAATGGATACACACCGACCCGGAACGGGCAAAAGCTGAAAGTCAGTTTAAAAGTACCATTGCCCACGGCTACCTTACACTTTCGCTCATACCGTACCTCTGGGAACAAATTGCCCAGGTAAACAACAGCAAAATGCTGGTGAATTACGGTATTGAAAACCTGCGGTTTAACCAACCGGTTTTGGTTAACCAGGAGGTACGGCTACGGGTAAAACTGAAAAGCATTGCCGACCTGCGGGGCATTGCCAAAGCCGAAATGCTGGTAACCCTCGAAATCAGAGATAACCCAAAGCCGGCTTTTACGGCCACCATTGTTTTTCTGTATCACTTTCGTTGA
- a CDS encoding HAMP domain-containing histidine kinase: MLYRISVADNGRGISKEHLPNLGKMFYRATDEGAGSGLGLYIVKETLAKLNGSIAITSTEGEGTTVTVDIPEATTPAN; this comes from the coding sequence ATCTTATATCGAATTTCGGTTGCGGATAACGGACGAGGAATAAGCAAAGAACATTTGCCGAACCTCGGAAAGATGTTTTACCGTGCAACGGATGAGGGGGCCGGTTCGGGGCTTGGGCTTTATATTGTAAAAGAAACTCTGGCTAAACTGAATGGTTCGATAGCGATAACCTCAACCGAAGGAGAGGGAACTACAGTTACCGTAGATATACCGGAAGCCACCACGCCAGCCAACTGA
- a CDS encoding MASE1 domain-containing protein: protein MKKLMIWQSPDLMILLVALAYYLMAELGYFLYFGTTGVLPLWPPAGIGLALVMLLGRRVWPGIAIGSLIIAVKGFWNNAIGSVEIIIAVSAAIAAGRVLEPLAGHYLLNRLVKKTYPFSTTLHAFQFVLVVFVVSVISSSFIVLSLNLSSVISNELVFTRFFELWLSNVTGMILFAPLLISVAQLRITKPDFQKAGEFALLILSALLVFALLSTDYVNQVAPYVYPFAVIPLLLWLAFRFHTVVSTVALILVAITAFYFTGHNVGPFTMDGPPANSIFLVQVYVGVISLSALVLSSAVNERQQAQNDLKRFNENLESTVQQRTKALMDEINKRIETQDKLEQSNKELMKRNMELDNFVYSVSHDLRAPISSILGLINLAKKDQGTNSIMYLEMIEKSARQQDYFIREILDQSRNARLEVKPESVQLSQLVDETFEQLSYANLKGVQFERIVEINQPQEFYCDKWRLKIILNNLISNFGCG, encoded by the coding sequence ATGAAAAAGTTGATGATTTGGCAATCGCCCGATTTGATGATTTTGCTGGTTGCTCTGGCATATTACCTGATGGCCGAGCTCGGGTACTTTCTGTACTTTGGCACTACAGGAGTTCTGCCGCTGTGGCCGCCTGCCGGCATTGGTCTGGCGTTGGTTATGCTGCTCGGGCGCAGGGTTTGGCCTGGTATAGCCATCGGTTCGCTGATTATTGCTGTAAAAGGTTTCTGGAATAATGCAATTGGTTCGGTTGAAATAATCATTGCCGTTTCGGCAGCAATTGCCGCAGGCCGGGTGTTAGAGCCATTGGCCGGTCACTACCTGCTTAACCGGCTTGTTAAAAAAACTTATCCGTTTTCAACTACCCTGCATGCTTTCCAGTTTGTGCTGGTGGTTTTTGTTGTTTCGGTTATCAGTTCTTCCTTCATTGTACTTAGCCTTAATCTTTCATCGGTTATTTCAAATGAGTTGGTGTTTACCCGCTTTTTTGAATTGTGGCTCAGCAACGTAACCGGCATGATCTTATTCGCCCCACTTTTAATTTCGGTTGCTCAACTTCGTATTACGAAGCCTGATTTCCAGAAAGCAGGCGAGTTCGCTTTGCTCATCCTGAGCGCATTGCTGGTATTTGCACTTTTATCAACCGACTATGTTAATCAGGTGGCTCCGTATGTGTACCCGTTTGCTGTCATTCCGCTTTTGTTATGGCTTGCGTTTCGGTTCCACACGGTTGTATCAACCGTTGCATTGATTTTAGTTGCTATAACAGCCTTTTATTTTACCGGCCATAATGTAGGCCCTTTTACAATGGACGGGCCACCTGCTAATTCAATATTCCTGGTGCAGGTTTACGTAGGGGTAATAAGTCTTTCGGCACTGGTGCTTTCTTCGGCAGTTAATGAACGCCAGCAAGCTCAGAACGATTTAAAGCGGTTTAATGAGAACCTGGAATCAACCGTTCAGCAACGTACGAAAGCGCTTATGGACGAGATTAATAAACGTATTGAAACCCAGGATAAGCTTGAGCAAAGCAACAAAGAGTTAATGAAGCGAAATATGGAGCTCGATAATTTTGTTTACAGCGTTTCGCATGATTTACGGGCTCCCATTTCTTCCATACTTGGATTGATTAATCTGGCTAAAAAAGATCAGGGCACCAATTCGATTATGTATTTAGAAATGATTGAAAAAAGCGCAAGGCAGCAGGATTATTTCATTCGCGAAATTCTCGATCAGTCGCGCAACGCCCGGCTGGAAGTTAAACCCGAATCGGTTCAGTTAAGCCAGTTGGTTGACGAAACCTTTGAGCAACTTAGTTATGCCAACCTGAAGGGCGTTCAATTTGAACGGATTGTTGAGATTAACCAACCTCAGGAGTTTTACTGCGACAAATGGCGACTGAAAATCATCCTGAACAATCTTATATCGAATTTCGGTTGCGGATAA
- the arfB gene encoding aminoacyl-tRNA hydrolase, with translation MQRITSQNIVHELHFVTSRSSGPGGQHINKTNSRVTLRWNVANSTALTHEQRLLSIQKLARYISHDGDLVLHAQTSRSQLQNKSQVIQKLDTLLQKAFAVKKKRMATRPTSASRLKRLEGKKRKAEKKQWRKKLY, from the coding sequence ATGCAAAGAATAACAAGCCAAAATATAGTCCATGAACTTCATTTTGTAACCTCGCGCAGCAGCGGTCCGGGTGGGCAACATATTAACAAAACCAATTCGCGTGTAACGTTGCGCTGGAATGTGGCCAACTCAACAGCATTAACTCACGAGCAACGGCTTTTGAGTATACAAAAGCTGGCACGATACATTTCGCATGACGGTGACCTTGTTTTGCACGCCCAAACTAGCCGGTCGCAACTTCAAAACAAATCTCAGGTTATTCAAAAACTTGACACCCTGCTGCAAAAGGCGTTTGCTGTAAAAAAGAAGCGGATGGCAACCCGGCCAACCAGTGCCTCCCGCCTGAAACGGTTGGAAGGGAAAAAGCGTAAAGCCGAAAAGAAACAATGGCGAAAGAAACTTTACTGA
- a CDS encoding TonB family protein: MGPFYEPKKYSGADLEKIKPLLLSISLTITMLMVVLAFEWKTIDKPDVKAISRSSNTFEEMTEIPQTEIPPPPPPVLQQPRIVEVPNEEEIKEEIKVEFDIDVTDKTVIQELPVIETPKIEEPEEEADKIFLVVEQSASPTGGMAAFYKYVSDNIRYPAQARRMGIEGKVFVEFVVDRDGTLTQFTVVKGIGAGCDEEAVRVLKNAPPWNPGKQRGKPVRQRMVIPIFFRLAESQGS; the protein is encoded by the coding sequence ATGGGCCCTTTTTATGAACCGAAAAAATATAGCGGGGCCGATTTGGAAAAAATAAAGCCCCTGTTGTTAAGCATAAGTTTAACCATTACGATGCTGATGGTGGTTTTGGCTTTTGAGTGGAAAACCATCGATAAGCCTGATGTAAAAGCTATTTCCCGCAGCAGTAACACGTTTGAGGAAATGACCGAAATTCCTCAAACTGAAATACCTCCGCCACCACCACCTGTTTTGCAGCAGCCCCGGATTGTGGAAGTGCCCAATGAAGAGGAAATAAAGGAAGAAATTAAAGTGGAGTTTGATATTGATGTTACCGATAAAACCGTCATCCAGGAGTTGCCGGTTATCGAAACCCCGAAGATTGAAGAACCCGAAGAAGAAGCGGATAAGATTTTTCTGGTGGTTGAGCAGTCGGCATCGCCAACAGGCGGTATGGCTGCATTCTATAAATATGTCAGCGATAACATCCGCTATCCGGCACAGGCCAGGCGCATGGGTATTGAGGGGAAAGTATTTGTTGAGTTTGTGGTTGATCGCGATGGTACCCTAACTCAGTTTACGGTGGTAAAAGGCATCGGTGCCGGTTGCGATGAAGAAGCGGTGCGCGTTTTGAAAAACGCGCCACCGTGGAACCCCGGCAAACAACGCGGCAAACCGGTACGCCAGCGAATGGTTATTCCCATCTTTTTCCGGCTGGCTGAAAGTCAGGGCAGTTAA
- a CDS encoding toxin-antitoxin system YwqK family antitoxin, giving the protein MSRILVYPMVERASVLFSLFCLIVSLSQLSCDTQAQRKKTKGISEATQNEPAVTDGVYKAYFKNGKLKVEIPYQKGKKSGIGREFYETGIIYQEIEYRNGLKHGLAKRYYENGAIHQVTTYDSNRRHGKLEKFKSDGSVLSVATYYEDEPCRGLVEYLRDGTIKKNYPTIVITAINSLLKNDTYTLRFSLSDNHRAVEFFIGELSKEGCMINRLEKVDDFDRDGVATLDFYLPKGTFMMRTINVIAKVKTVQDNYYITEKRYNIAIEHN; this is encoded by the coding sequence ATGAGTCGGATACTGGTGTATCCGATGGTAGAAAGAGCAAGTGTTTTATTTTCGCTTTTTTGCCTAATCGTGTCACTCAGTCAATTGTCGTGCGACACGCAGGCCCAGCGAAAGAAAACGAAAGGAATAAGCGAGGCAACGCAAAATGAACCTGCCGTTACTGATGGTGTTTACAAGGCTTACTTCAAAAATGGAAAACTGAAGGTGGAGATACCCTATCAAAAGGGGAAGAAGAGCGGTATTGGCAGGGAATTTTATGAAACCGGCATTATTTACCAGGAAATTGAATATAGAAACGGGTTAAAACACGGCCTTGCCAAACGGTACTATGAAAACGGTGCTATCCATCAGGTAACTACTTACGATTCAAACAGGCGGCATGGCAAACTCGAAAAATTCAAGTCAGACGGCTCTGTGCTTTCGGTTGCAACCTACTATGAGGATGAGCCTTGTAGGGGTTTAGTAGAATATTTGCGCGATGGAACTATTAAGAAAAACTATCCCACCATCGTGATAACCGCGATTAATAGTTTATTAAAGAACGATACATATACGCTCCGTTTTTCGTTATCCGATAATCATCGGGCGGTCGAATTTTTTATAGGGGAATTAAGCAAGGAAGGCTGTATGATCAACCGGCTTGAGAAGGTTGATGATTTTGATCGGGATGGTGTGGCAACGCTTGACTTCTACTTGCCGAAAGGAACTTTTATGATGAGAACCATTAATGTAATTGCTAAAGTAAAAACGGTTCAGGATAACTATTACATTACCGAGAAACGGTACAACATTGCTATTGAGCACAATTAG
- a CDS encoding DEAD/DEAH box helicase → MKSFQSLGLSRELTQAVELIGFETPTPIQEKAIPVLLKGNRDFIGLAQTGTGKTAAFGLPLLELVDEKIETTQALVLAPTRELGLQIVSDLENFTENFKNLSIVAIYGGASISEQIRKVKRGAQLIVATPGRLIDMLGRKAVNLSSIRYVILDEADEMLNMGFKEDIDEILSKTPDEKITWLFSATMPAEVRGIASNYMDNPVELTVGEKNTGNVNIEHQYMVVNESDKYIALKRLLDFTPDIFGLIFCRTRIDTQRIAENLLKDGYNADSLHGDLNQAQRDRVMMKFRNRSLNILVATDVAARGIDVESISHVIHMNLPDEMEFYTHRSGRTARAGKKGISIALITPKEQGKIKQIEKRLKSPFRQIPIPTGAAVCQKQLLALMRKVHEVKINEDEIESFLPAVYEELKDLSKNELIKRFASIEFNRFLDYYRDAPDLNVKIRETQAAERYTTGTRFFINLGKMDNLDKATLLEMLDDCCGVSKKYIGKIDIKGAYSFFEIEPGKADDILAGLNGIEFRNRPVRVERTDDRKSASSGWPGRKNKKKKTLTGNSTRPVKPR, encoded by the coding sequence ATGAAATCATTTCAAAGCCTGGGGTTATCCCGGGAATTAACACAAGCCGTTGAACTAATCGGCTTTGAAACACCCACACCCATCCAGGAAAAAGCCATTCCGGTACTGCTTAAAGGCAATCGCGACTTTATCGGGCTGGCTCAAACCGGAACCGGCAAAACAGCCGCCTTCGGCTTGCCGCTGCTAGAACTGGTGGATGAAAAAATTGAAACTACCCAGGCGCTGGTGCTTGCCCCAACACGCGAACTGGGCCTTCAGATTGTGAGTGACCTTGAAAACTTTACCGAAAATTTCAAAAACCTTAGCATTGTTGCCATTTACGGTGGGGCCAGCATCAGCGAACAAATCCGAAAGGTTAAACGCGGAGCACAACTTATTGTAGCCACACCCGGCCGGCTGATTGACATGCTCGGCCGTAAAGCCGTTAACCTCAGTTCCATCCGCTATGTTATCCTTGACGAAGCCGATGAAATGCTTAACATGGGCTTCAAAGAAGATATTGACGAAATCCTGTCAAAAACTCCGGATGAAAAAATAACCTGGCTCTTTTCGGCTACCATGCCCGCAGAAGTACGGGGCATAGCCAGCAACTACATGGATAATCCGGTTGAACTAACCGTTGGCGAAAAAAATACAGGTAATGTTAACATTGAGCATCAGTATATGGTGGTTAATGAAAGCGACAAGTATATCGCCTTAAAGCGATTGCTTGACTTTACCCCCGATATCTTCGGATTAATCTTCTGCCGCACACGCATCGACACCCAGCGCATTGCCGAAAACCTGCTGAAAGACGGGTACAATGCCGATTCACTGCATGGCGATTTAAACCAGGCCCAACGCGATAGGGTGATGATGAAATTCAGAAACCGGTCGCTGAACATCCTGGTTGCCACCGATGTTGCAGCCCGTGGCATTGATGTAGAAAGCATCAGCCACGTCATCCACATGAATTTGCCCGATGAGATGGAATTTTATACGCACCGCAGCGGACGTACGGCACGTGCCGGTAAAAAAGGAATTTCCATAGCGTTAATAACACCTAAGGAACAGGGCAAGATCAAGCAGATAGAGAAGCGGCTGAAAAGTCCCTTCAGGCAAATACCAATTCCAACCGGGGCAGCAGTATGCCAAAAACAGTTATTGGCTTTGATGCGAAAAGTACATGAGGTGAAGATTAACGAAGACGAAATTGAATCCTTCTTACCTGCTGTATATGAGGAACTTAAGGACCTATCAAAAAATGAACTGATTAAGCGCTTCGCCTCAATTGAATTTAACCGGTTTCTGGATTACTACCGCGATGCCCCGGATTTGAATGTTAAAATACGGGAAACCCAAGCCGCAGAACGGTATACCACAGGTACGCGTTTTTTTATTAACCTGGGAAAAATGGACAACCTGGACAAGGCTACCCTGCTGGAAATGCTGGACGACTGTTGCGGAGTTAGCAAAAAGTACATTGGAAAAATTGACATCAAGGGTGCATACTCCTTTTTTGAAATTGAGCCCGGCAAAGCAGATGACATACTGGCCGGATTGAACGGGATCGAATTCAGAAACCGACCCGTTCGTGTTGAACGAACCGATGATCGAAAATCAGCATCCAGCGGATGGCCCGGCAGAAAAAATAAGAAGAAAAAAACGTTAACCGGAAACAGTACCAGGCCGGTTAAACCACGTTAA
- a CDS encoding 1-acyl-sn-glycerol-3-phosphate acyltransferase: MFRWLAKFILMVLGWQTKPLGAFPVNEKKYVVIVAPHTSNWDFVIGVLYRSVLRLEHARYLGKKELFRPPFGFIFRWLGGTPVDRTSSQNAVEEVVKLFNANTEFALALSPEGTRKRVDRLRTGFYNIAKQANVPIVMVALDFGNKQVIFSEPFKVTDNPAADFEKILSFFRPIQGKIPEYGLGHL; the protein is encoded by the coding sequence ATGTTTCGCTGGCTTGCAAAATTTATTTTAATGGTGTTGGGTTGGCAAACAAAACCGCTTGGTGCTTTTCCGGTAAATGAAAAAAAATACGTGGTTATTGTGGCTCCGCATACCAGCAACTGGGATTTCGTTATAGGTGTACTTTACCGCAGTGTACTTCGGCTTGAGCACGCCCGCTACCTGGGTAAGAAAGAGTTGTTCAGGCCGCCTTTTGGGTTCATCTTCCGGTGGCTTGGCGGTACACCTGTTGACCGCACCTCGAGCCAGAATGCGGTTGAAGAGGTGGTAAAACTGTTTAACGCTAATACTGAATTTGCACTGGCCTTGTCGCCCGAAGGTACCCGTAAACGGGTTGACCGGCTGCGCACCGGATTTTACAATATTGCAAAGCAGGCAAATGTGCCGATTGTTATGGTGGCGTTGGATTTTGGAAATAAACAGGTAATTTTTTCTGAGCCGTTTAAGGTTACGGACAATCCGGCTGCCGATTTTGAAAAGATACTTTCGTTTTTCAGGCCGATTCAGGGTAAAATTCCCGAATATGGCCTGGGGCATTTATAA